In the genome of Paenibacillus sp. FSL R5-0766, one region contains:
- the queF gene encoding preQ(1) synthase: MRQPDEMQDVTLLGNQNVKYTFEYDPGILESFDNKHPYRDYFVKFNCPEFTSLCPITGQPDFATIYISYIPDIKMVESKSLKLYLFSFRNHGDFHEDCVNIIMNDLIKLMDPRYIEVWGKFTPRGGISIDPYTNYGKPGTKYEQMAEHRMMNHDMYPETIDNR; this comes from the coding sequence ATGAGACAACCTGATGAAATGCAAGATGTGACGTTGCTGGGCAACCAGAACGTAAAATATACATTTGAATATGATCCGGGCATCCTGGAGAGCTTTGATAACAAACATCCGTACCGCGATTATTTTGTGAAATTCAACTGCCCGGAGTTCACCAGCCTGTGCCCGATTACGGGTCAGCCGGACTTTGCAACGATCTATATCAGCTACATTCCGGATATCAAAATGGTGGAGAGCAAATCGCTCAAGCTGTACCTGTTCAGCTTCCGTAACCATGGTGATTTCCACGAGGACTGTGTGAACATCATCATGAACGATCTGATCAAGCTGATGGACCCGCGCTACATCGAAGTATGGGGCAAATTCACACCGCGCGGCGGCATTTCCATTGACCCTTACACGAACTATGGTAAGCCAGGAACGAAGTATGAGCAAATGGCTGAGCACCGCATGATGAATCATGATATGTATCCGGAGACGATTGATAATCGTTAA
- the queE gene encoding 7-carboxy-7-deazaguanine synthase QueE: protein MEIFGPTVQGEGMVIGQKTMFVRTAGCDYRCSWCDSAFTWDGSGKDQIRMITPEDVWEELRRVGGTRFSHVTISGGNPALLASLGGLVALLRENGIRTAVETQGSRWQPWLADIDEVTVSPKPPSSGMDTDWAVLDDLIERLAAGPVERSYSLKIVIFDETDLDYARRVHARYPGTDLFLQTGNPDVTSADTPDLASSLLARYEWLIDQVSASDDLNDVRVLPQLHTLVWGNKRGV from the coding sequence ATGGAGATTTTTGGTCCGACGGTTCAAGGCGAAGGCATGGTCATCGGGCAAAAAACGATGTTTGTTCGCACCGCGGGCTGCGATTATCGCTGCTCCTGGTGCGACTCGGCCTTTACCTGGGACGGCAGTGGCAAGGACCAGATTCGGATGATTACGCCAGAGGATGTATGGGAAGAATTGCGCCGCGTTGGCGGCACCCGTTTCTCCCATGTCACCATCTCTGGCGGCAATCCCGCCCTGCTCGCTTCGCTGGGCGGATTGGTTGCCTTGCTGCGGGAGAACGGTATCCGCACCGCGGTGGAGACGCAGGGCTCCCGCTGGCAGCCTTGGCTGGCGGACATTGACGAAGTCACCGTCTCGCCCAAGCCACCCAGCTCCGGCATGGACACCGATTGGGCCGTGCTGGATGATCTGATCGAACGGTTGGCCGCTGGCCCGGTAGAACGAAGCTATAGTCTGAAGATCGTGATCTTCGATGAGACAGACCTGGACTATGCCCGCCGTGTGCATGCGCGGTATCCGGGCACGGATTTATTTTTACAAACCGGGAACCCGGATGTGACTTCCGCCGACACGCCAGATCTGGCGTCCTCCCTGCTTGCTCGTTATGAGTGGCTGATTGACCAAGTCAGCGCCTCCGATGACCTGAATGATGTTCGTGTGCTTCCACAGCTTCATACGCTGGTATGGGGCAACAAACGCGGTGTGTGA
- the queD gene encoding 6-carboxytetrahydropterin synthase QueD, with translation MREPGTFRIVEHLQRIGEDILPTQLRYHRKRVLVSKEFTFDAAHHLHCYEGKCKNLHGHTYKVIFGISGYPGETGLTVDFGHIKDIWKTQIEGYLDHQYLNETLPLMNTTAENMVVWLFEQMEHALQTEPYAGLTDGGRTEFVRLFETPTSYAEARREWMIDE, from the coding sequence ATGAGAGAGCCAGGAACATTCCGTATTGTAGAGCATCTGCAACGCATCGGAGAAGATATTCTACCCACCCAGCTGCGCTATCACCGCAAACGTGTGCTTGTAAGCAAAGAATTCACCTTTGACGCAGCACATCACCTGCATTGTTATGAAGGCAAATGCAAGAACTTGCACGGTCATACGTATAAAGTTATTTTTGGTATCAGCGGTTATCCGGGTGAAACCGGGCTGACAGTTGATTTTGGACATATCAAAGATATATGGAAAACTCAAATTGAGGGATATCTGGATCATCAGTACCTTAACGAGACACTTCCTTTAATGAATACAACGGCTGAAAATATGGTCGTTTGGCTGTTTGAACAGATGGAACATGCGCTCCAGACGGAGCCCTATGCCGGGCTGACCGATGGTGGGCGGACGGAGTTTGTCCGACTCTTCGAGACACCCACCAGTTACGCGGAAGCGAGACGGGAGTGGATGATCGATGAGTAG
- the queC gene encoding 7-cyano-7-deazaguanine synthase QueC: MNEEKAVVVFSGGQDSTTCLFWAKQQFAEVEVVTFDYGQRHKLEIECAAEIARDLGVQQTVLDMSLLNQLAPNALTRTDVEITHEEGELPSTFVDGRNLLFLSFAAIMAKQKGARHLVTGVCETDFSGYPDCRDSFVKSMNVTLNLSMDYPFVIHTPLMWLDKAQTWKMADDLGAFDYVRERTLTCYNGVIGDGCGDCPACKLRKAGLDRYVQQRTAAESAGVDVR; this comes from the coding sequence TTGAACGAAGAAAAAGCAGTCGTTGTATTCAGCGGAGGTCAGGATAGTACCACGTGTCTGTTCTGGGCCAAACAACAGTTTGCCGAAGTCGAGGTTGTTACGTTCGATTACGGTCAGCGCCACAAGCTGGAGATTGAATGCGCAGCGGAAATCGCTCGTGATCTGGGTGTACAGCAAACGGTACTCGATATGAGCCTGTTAAATCAGCTTGCCCCCAATGCGCTCACTCGCACGGATGTCGAGATTACGCATGAAGAAGGCGAACTGCCAAGTACATTTGTAGATGGACGAAATTTGCTGTTCCTCAGTTTTGCGGCCATCATGGCAAAGCAAAAAGGAGCACGTCACCTGGTTACAGGTGTATGCGAGACGGATTTCAGCGGATACCCGGATTGCCGGGATTCATTTGTGAAATCAATGAATGTGACACTTAATCTGTCCATGGACTATCCATTTGTCATTCACACCCCGCTCATGTGGCTGGACAAAGCCCAAACGTGGAAGATGGCGGACGATCTCGGTGCCTTTGATTATGTACGCGAGCGTACCCTGACCTGTTATAACGGCGTGATTGGCGATGGATGCGGAGATTGCCCCGCATGCAAACTGCGCAAAGCTGGACTGGATCGCTATGTACAGCAACGTACTGCTGCTGAATCGGCGGGAGTGGATGTACGATGA
- a CDS encoding AIM24 family protein, which translates to MNIHLNNAEAGGAGQVVTFSLIKDDRLHILHPQQIVAFRGPSGNRNDKFMNITGIYRKKKLIKSEITGPCQFVAALPPGFTMKEVELTEDSDLLYDFRHLFFYSDGVTMHTKIQKIKNMLITRDAVKMKFSGKGKIGLLTQGQVCQQELHPTAPLYVDAGSIIAYPENAHLELTVYGNNLASQHMNYHWKMTGHGSVLFQAGRENHRLEQDLNDEGLFKRILKEVIPFGNVLIK; encoded by the coding sequence ATGAACATACACCTGAACAATGCTGAAGCAGGCGGAGCAGGACAAGTCGTCACATTTTCACTGATTAAAGATGACCGCCTTCATATTTTGCATCCGCAGCAGATTGTGGCCTTTCGCGGTCCAAGTGGGAATCGCAATGATAAATTCATGAATATCACGGGCATATATCGCAAAAAAAAGCTGATTAAATCCGAAATCACCGGACCTTGCCAATTTGTGGCTGCCCTGCCTCCCGGATTCACCATGAAGGAAGTGGAGCTCACGGAGGACAGTGATCTGCTCTATGACTTCCGCCACCTGTTCTTCTACTCTGATGGTGTAACCATGCATACCAAAATTCAGAAAATCAAAAATATGCTGATCACCCGTGATGCAGTGAAAATGAAATTTTCCGGCAAAGGCAAAATCGGATTGCTCACTCAAGGCCAGGTCTGCCAACAGGAACTTCACCCAACAGCTCCACTCTATGTGGATGCTGGCAGCATTATTGCCTATCCCGAAAATGCACATCTGGAACTCACCGTATATGGTAACAACCTTGCCAGTCAGCATATGAATTATCATTGGAAGATGACCGGGCATGGATCTGTACTCTTTCAGGCTGGACGTGAGAATCACCGCTTGGAACAGGATCTTAACGATGAGGGACTGTTCAAACGAATCCTGAAAGAAGTGATCCCTTTCGGCAATGTATTGATCAAATAA
- a CDS encoding WYL domain-containing protein, with amino-acid sequence MTDRLIRLMRIITLVQAKPGILARELAERCETTERTIYRDMEALSAMHIPIANMGHGQGYMFISQFAMYPLNWSDEEAQAFMHLAEVMENIRPLLKPAFESAYEKVVAASQKNKTERVEWSEHISSLFKLGLPAWQNERNDPQNQSLIPLLQAGISQNTIEGEYLSQGKKGIVRIDPYCLIPREYRFELLAYCHLSEKLRIFQVSRLQRIRILPRTFRKEDHLIQSHFRIPWAYEGSTEWTAFKIRFAPHAVERVMQEQFFMRPILTIEPEGSLLFEAILSDVDEFLVWISKYGPDAEILEPEICRIKMKERLNDWQQMYNKS; translated from the coding sequence ATGACAGACCGACTGATCCGATTAATGCGCATTATAACGCTGGTACAGGCCAAGCCGGGTATTCTGGCACGTGAGCTTGCCGAGCGATGCGAGACGACGGAAAGGACGATATACCGCGACATGGAGGCCCTCAGTGCAATGCATATCCCGATCGCCAATATGGGACACGGGCAAGGGTACATGTTTATCAGCCAGTTTGCTATGTATCCGCTAAATTGGTCTGATGAAGAAGCCCAAGCTTTCATGCATCTTGCTGAAGTTATGGAGAATATTCGTCCTTTGCTAAAACCTGCTTTTGAGAGCGCCTATGAGAAAGTGGTTGCTGCGAGTCAGAAAAACAAAACAGAACGAGTGGAATGGTCGGAGCATATTAGTAGCTTGTTTAAACTGGGGTTGCCTGCATGGCAAAATGAGAGAAATGATCCACAGAATCAATCTCTAATTCCCCTGCTTCAGGCTGGCATTTCACAGAACACCATTGAAGGGGAATATCTGTCTCAAGGTAAAAAAGGGATCGTACGCATAGATCCTTACTGTCTTATCCCTCGCGAGTACAGATTTGAGCTGTTAGCATATTGTCACCTGTCGGAGAAACTTCGAATCTTTCAGGTAAGTCGGCTGCAGAGGATACGAATATTGCCACGCACGTTTCGCAAAGAGGATCATCTCATACAATCGCATTTCCGCATTCCTTGGGCATACGAGGGAAGTACGGAGTGGACAGCGTTCAAAATTCGATTTGCCCCCCATGCTGTGGAGCGTGTGATGCAGGAGCAATTTTTTATGCGACCGATCCTAACCATTGAACCGGAAGGTAGCCTGTTATTTGAAGCCATATTAAGTGATGTTGACGAATTTCTCGTATGGATTTCTAAATATGGACCTGATGCGGAAATCCTCGAACCGGAGATCTGCCGCATCAAGATGAAAGAACGTCTGAATGATTGGCAACAAATGTACAATAAAAGTTGA
- a CDS encoding 3'-5' exonuclease, with the protein MPYIIYDLEFTVSRNTRYSSEIIDIGAVKVTESADGLVVTDTFHTYVRPSNKSVLSTDTIQFTGITQKDIDAAPLFPAALNQFIAWMGSDPYYMCSWGPDDRSKLISHCRTHQLDVAWITNHNDLQQQWSRTVRKEGKFRQLGLAQALEICGIEFDGTQHRALDDAINTAKVFMHQFDRFTLENNCAADDEGITSKVVYSSSTEDEEKESPFGNLASLFKTKE; encoded by the coding sequence ATGCCATATATCATATATGATCTTGAATTCACGGTAAGCCGCAATACTCGCTATTCTTCTGAAATTATTGATATCGGTGCCGTCAAAGTTACGGAAAGTGCCGATGGATTGGTCGTAACGGATACGTTCCATACGTATGTTCGTCCTTCCAACAAGTCCGTGCTGTCCACTGACACGATTCAATTTACAGGTATCACGCAGAAAGATATTGATGCAGCCCCCCTTTTCCCGGCAGCACTGAATCAATTCATTGCCTGGATGGGAAGTGACCCCTATTACATGTGTTCCTGGGGACCCGATGACCGCAGCAAACTGATCTCTCATTGTCGTACCCATCAACTTGATGTGGCCTGGATCACCAATCATAACGATCTCCAGCAACAATGGTCCCGCACCGTCCGCAAAGAAGGCAAATTCCGTCAACTCGGACTCGCTCAGGCTCTTGAAATCTGCGGAATCGAATTTGATGGTACCCAGCACCGTGCCTTGGATGATGCCATCAATACAGCAAAGGTATTTATGCATCAATTTGACCGATTCACTCTGGAAAACAACTGTGCAGCCGATGATGAGGGCATTACATCCAAGGTTGTCTATTCCAGCTCCACAGAAGATGAAGAGAAAGAATCTCCATTTGGCAATCTGGCAAGCCTTTTCAAAACCAAAGAATAA
- a CDS encoding proline--tRNA ligase, producing MMRQSEMLVPTLREAPAEADAAGHRWLLRSGMIRQLAAGIYSYLPLGRRILLNVERIVREEMDRAGCQEVLLPIMQPAELWEESGRYTQYGPELMRLKDRHAREFALGPTHEEVVTALARDEVSSYRKLPFTLYQIGTKFRDERRPRFGLLRGREFIMKDAYSFASDWEELDRTYQAMNKAYSRILERCGLDYIRVEADAGTIGGQGETHEFMALADVGEDTIVTCKHCGYAANLEKAGYQTSGDMEKKEGSLEVPADSASADSALQTDEHSGAENVVRISTPDVRTIAELSSFVGEGAENMIKTLLYVADGQLVAALVRGDHELNDIALKQVLGAEELILADDAAIAAHPNLKVGFLGPIGLNLPMVVDADVAVMKSAITGVNEVDVHVSGVRPGVDFALERVERIRFAAEGDACPTCGSPLVFTKGIEVGHIFKLGTKYSDAMGASFLDRNGRQCAPVMGCYGIGVSRLMAAIAEQYAGDDGIKWPAAVAPYDVHLITVSWKDEQQRQLTLELEQQLIDGGYSVLVDDRDERPGVKFKDAELIGLPVQIVIGRGAAEGQVELGSHALAASGESKRIGMTAQEAVLYVKEQLTS from the coding sequence ATGATGCGTCAAAGTGAAATGCTTGTCCCAACATTACGTGAAGCGCCAGCGGAGGCGGATGCAGCGGGACATCGCTGGTTACTGCGTTCCGGTATGATTCGCCAACTTGCTGCGGGAATTTACAGTTACCTGCCCCTTGGACGGCGTATATTGTTAAATGTTGAACGGATCGTTCGTGAAGAGATGGATCGTGCTGGATGTCAGGAAGTGTTGCTGCCGATTATGCAGCCTGCGGAGTTGTGGGAAGAATCCGGAAGATACACACAGTATGGTCCCGAATTGATGCGTCTGAAGGATCGTCATGCACGGGAATTTGCTCTTGGACCAACACATGAGGAAGTCGTAACCGCTTTAGCGCGGGACGAGGTGAGTTCGTATCGTAAGCTGCCATTCACCCTGTACCAGATCGGAACCAAGTTCCGGGATGAGCGCCGTCCTCGATTTGGATTGCTGCGTGGACGTGAGTTCATCATGAAGGATGCGTACTCTTTTGCTTCGGACTGGGAAGAGCTTGATCGTACTTATCAGGCGATGAACAAGGCGTATAGCCGCATTCTGGAGCGTTGTGGTCTGGACTATATCCGTGTTGAGGCGGACGCGGGAACGATTGGCGGTCAAGGTGAAACACACGAGTTCATGGCTCTTGCTGATGTGGGTGAGGACACAATTGTAACCTGCAAACATTGTGGATATGCTGCGAATCTGGAGAAAGCGGGTTATCAGACTTCTGGAGATATGGAGAAAAAAGAAGGAAGCTTGGAAGTTCCAGCCGACTCTGCGAGTGCAGACTCCGCGCTTCAAACGGATGAACATTCAGGAGCGGAAAACGTAGTACGTATCTCGACTCCTGACGTTCGTACGATCGCAGAGTTAAGTTCCTTTGTGGGCGAAGGTGCTGAGAATATGATCAAAACGCTGCTTTATGTGGCAGATGGTCAGCTCGTCGCTGCGCTTGTGCGTGGAGATCATGAACTGAATGACATCGCATTGAAACAGGTGCTTGGGGCAGAGGAACTGATCCTTGCAGACGATGCAGCCATTGCGGCACATCCAAATCTGAAGGTAGGATTCCTGGGTCCGATTGGACTAAATCTGCCGATGGTGGTGGACGCTGACGTGGCAGTGATGAAGAGTGCAATTACAGGAGTCAATGAAGTGGATGTGCATGTTTCCGGCGTACGCCCAGGGGTTGATTTTGCATTGGAGCGAGTAGAACGAATCCGCTTTGCTGCGGAAGGGGATGCTTGTCCAACATGTGGATCGCCACTTGTGTTTACCAAAGGCATCGAGGTTGGCCATATTTTCAAATTGGGAACGAAATATAGTGATGCCATGGGCGCTTCATTCCTGGATCGTAATGGTCGTCAGTGTGCGCCCGTCATGGGATGTTACGGCATTGGCGTATCCCGCCTGATGGCCGCTATAGCTGAACAATATGCAGGAGATGATGGCATAAAATGGCCTGCTGCTGTTGCGCCTTATGATGTGCATCTGATTACAGTAAGTTGGAAGGATGAGCAGCAACGCCAGCTTACCCTTGAACTGGAACAACAATTGATCGATGGCGGTTACTCTGTACTGGTTGATGACCGGGATGAACGTCCAGGTGTGAAATTCAAGGATGCAGAGTTGATCGGATTGCCTGTGCAGATCGTTATTGGCCGAGGAGCAGCAGAAGGACAGGTCGAACTGGGATCACACGCACTTGCAGCATCAGGCGAGTCGAAACGAATCGGGATGACGGCACAGGAGGCTGTGCTTTATGTGAAAGAACAGCTCACTTCCTAG
- a CDS encoding 5'-nucleotidase C-terminal domain-containing protein, whose product MKIWKNYVSLLLTVCLLFGSAGIAAAATDTTPGKGTHITILHTNDTHARAVESSPAMGFAKVAGIADKYRSENPNTLLLDAGDAVHGTTFATLVNGESIVKLMNEMGYQAIVPGNHEFNYGSDRLIELADMMNFPMISANVKKKDGTRLFDPYLIEEIDGVKVGIIALSTPETMYKTNPKNVEGLDITDPSAEAKVLVNEIRSKVDVVVVLGHLGQDASSTDTSLKVVKEVPGIDVFIDGHSHTILQDGLVSDNGTLIASAGEYTNYVGVIDLWVDGGKVTKKQATLIDETEAKDIKPNEKVAALVNSIQKEQEPILKEEVANTAILLDGKREQVRAGETNLGDLLADAIRDVSNADIALTNGGGIRASIEKGIVTKGDVITVLPFGNQVVTLEVKGSDILAALEVGVASYPEPSGGFPQVSGIKFKIDTSAAEGSRVHSVTVGDKALDPEATYTLATNDFTAVGGDEYTMFTKYATTGMYGALDEALINYMQKLGAVDIKTDGRISEAKKPAVEPETPVTETPAPTKPKPETPKPEKPSKPTPSKPAPAKLHVVKSGDSLYSISKQYGTTWQALQKLNNIKNPHWIYPGQQLKLPAAS is encoded by the coding sequence ATGAAAATCTGGAAGAATTACGTTTCACTTCTGCTAACGGTCTGTTTGCTGTTTGGCAGTGCAGGTATTGCCGCGGCTGCTACGGACACCACTCCGGGCAAAGGCACACACATTACCATTCTACATACGAATGATACGCATGCCCGTGCAGTTGAATCTTCACCTGCTATGGGTTTTGCCAAGGTAGCTGGAATCGCTGACAAATATCGCAGCGAAAACCCGAACACACTCTTGCTTGATGCTGGAGATGCTGTACATGGTACAACGTTTGCCACTCTCGTGAACGGTGAGAGTATCGTGAAACTGATGAATGAAATGGGCTACCAAGCCATCGTACCGGGTAACCACGAATTCAACTATGGTTCGGATCGCTTGATCGAACTGGCAGACATGATGAACTTCCCAATGATTAGTGCCAACGTGAAGAAAAAAGACGGAACTCGTCTCTTCGATCCTTACCTGATTGAAGAAATTGATGGTGTAAAGGTTGGAATCATTGCCCTGTCCACACCTGAAACGATGTACAAAACGAATCCGAAAAATGTAGAAGGTCTTGATATTACAGACCCATCTGCGGAAGCTAAAGTTTTGGTAAACGAGATCCGCAGCAAAGTAGATGTTGTTGTGGTATTGGGACACCTTGGACAAGACGCTTCCAGCACGGATACTAGTTTAAAAGTAGTTAAAGAAGTGCCTGGCATCGATGTATTCATTGATGGTCACAGCCACACAATACTGCAGGACGGTCTTGTATCCGATAACGGAACATTGATCGCAAGTGCAGGAGAATACACTAACTACGTAGGTGTCATAGACCTGTGGGTAGACGGTGGTAAAGTAACGAAGAAACAAGCAACTTTGATTGATGAAACTGAAGCAAAAGACATCAAACCGAATGAGAAAGTCGCGGCTCTCGTGAACTCCATTCAAAAAGAACAAGAGCCTATTTTGAAAGAAGAAGTAGCCAATACAGCCATTCTGCTGGATGGTAAACGTGAACAGGTACGTGCAGGTGAAACCAACCTGGGTGACCTGCTTGCAGATGCAATTCGTGATGTAAGCAATGCCGATATTGCCCTGACTAACGGCGGTGGTATCCGTGCTTCCATTGAAAAGGGTATCGTAACCAAAGGTGATGTTATCACAGTGCTTCCTTTTGGTAATCAAGTGGTAACCCTTGAGGTGAAAGGGTCTGATATTCTGGCAGCCCTTGAAGTTGGTGTAGCTTCCTACCCGGAACCAAGCGGTGGATTCCCGCAAGTATCTGGAATCAAGTTCAAAATCGACACTTCCGCTGCAGAAGGTAGCCGTGTACATTCCGTAACCGTGGGAGATAAAGCCCTTGATCCGGAAGCAACATACACGCTGGCAACCAATGATTTCACAGCTGTTGGCGGTGACGAGTACACCATGTTCACCAAATATGCTACAACAGGTATGTACGGCGCATTGGATGAAGCATTGATCAATTACATGCAGAAGCTTGGCGCTGTAGACATCAAAACAGATGGTCGAATCAGTGAAGCGAAAAAACCAGCAGTAGAGCCGGAAACTCCGGTAACAGAAACACCAGCTCCAACCAAGCCAAAACCAGAAACACCAAAACCGGAAAAACCGTCTAAACCAACACCAAGCAAACCAGCTCCAGCCAAACTGCATGTTGTGAAATCCGGAGATTCCCTGTACTCTATCTCCAAACAATACGGCACAACTTGGCAGGCATTGCAGAAGCTGAATAATATCAAAAATCCACACTGGATTTATCCAGGTCAACAATTGAAATTGCCTGCCGCTTCTTAA
- a CDS encoding ImmA/IrrE family metallo-endopeptidase has protein sequence MDDIVTKLIRKHRTNCPFSIARSVGIQIRFANLGKSTKGLYFRKLRRRFIVIHNDLPPEWQRFVCAHELGHDRLHKGINRFFLEEHSYFAPGKLERQANRFAIQLLTSGVMPEPDESLEKFCLRTGLPREAQHFFYTL, from the coding sequence ATGGATGACATTGTAACAAAACTGATTCGAAAACACCGGACCAACTGCCCTTTCAGCATTGCCCGCTCGGTTGGAATACAGATCCGTTTCGCCAATTTGGGGAAGTCCACCAAGGGACTGTACTTTCGCAAGCTCCGGCGCAGGTTTATCGTCATACACAATGACTTGCCGCCGGAATGGCAACGGTTCGTGTGCGCCCATGAGCTTGGACACGACCGGCTTCATAAAGGGATTAATCGGTTCTTCCTGGAGGAACACTCCTATTTTGCTCCAGGCAAGCTGGAAAGACAGGCCAATCGTTTTGCCATTCAATTGCTAACCTCCGGAGTGATGCCTGAACCGGATGAATCATTGGAGAAATTTTGTTTACGTACCGGACTGCCGCGTGAAGCGCAGCATTTTTTTTACACCCTTTAA
- a CDS encoding helix-turn-helix domain-containing protein, with translation MVEHAFGPYMKQLREQQGYSINQLAEAAGISNSQISRIENGVRGVPKPATIRKISDALSVPYTEMMKHAGYIEPGSSTELQNVPEWATYKDRRDFKKMLEDDDDLMFDGIPLDEEDKKRIKDVLTGLFWEAKQMNKRKKTDESDNRP, from the coding sequence ATTGTGGAGCACGCTTTTGGTCCTTATATGAAACAACTGCGCGAGCAACAGGGATACAGCATCAATCAGCTCGCCGAAGCAGCCGGAATAAGCAACTCACAGATTTCACGTATTGAGAACGGGGTGCGGGGTGTGCCCAAACCTGCGACCATCCGCAAGATTTCAGATGCACTCTCGGTTCCCTATACAGAGATGATGAAGCATGCCGGATATATTGAACCAGGGAGTTCCACTGAACTTCAGAATGTGCCGGAATGGGCTACATACAAAGACCGTCGTGATTTCAAAAAGATGCTGGAAGACGATGATGATCTGATGTTTGACGGCATTCCACTCGATGAAGAGGACAAGAAACGAATCAAGGATGTGCTGACAGGTCTGTTCTGGGAAGCCAAACAGATGAACAAACGCAAAAAGACAGACGAATCGGACAATCGCCCATGA
- a CDS encoding ArpU family phage packaging/lysis transcriptional regulator, whose translation MELMLPELDRRKTQTAVEAALEKYRIYKTIAFEEREVMVTASYAERFHGATNVTGDSTARTAIYNVDVQRARQAYCDTIDFIVSRLSEKERVLVCERYLKDDDVFDYKVYNHVFDPPVSKDTYTKIRTRAFYKMALALSDRGLINMEPLSVSRKERQKLG comes from the coding sequence ATGGAATTGATGCTGCCCGAATTGGACCGACGCAAAACGCAAACAGCTGTTGAAGCTGCGCTGGAAAAATACCGAATTTATAAAACCATTGCATTTGAAGAACGAGAGGTTATGGTGACGGCAAGTTATGCCGAGCGTTTCCACGGTGCAACCAATGTGACGGGGGATTCCACGGCGAGAACGGCGATCTACAATGTGGACGTGCAGCGCGCGCGTCAGGCATATTGCGATACGATCGATTTTATTGTGTCCCGGCTGAGTGAGAAGGAGCGTGTACTCGTCTGTGAGCGATATCTGAAGGACGATGATGTGTTTGACTATAAAGTGTATAACCATGTGTTTGATCCGCCTGTCAGCAAGGATACGTATACGAAGATTCGTACGCGTGCTTTCTACAAAATGGCGCTGGCTCTGTCAGATCGTGGTCTGATTAATATGGAGCCTTTGTCTGTGTCACGGAAAGAGCGTCAGAAGCTGGGGTGA